Genomic segment of Polycladomyces abyssicola:
AAATGGCATTGGGGCTCGGGGCGAATGTGACGTTGCTTGATATCAATCCGGATCGGCTCCGTCAGTTGGACGACATTTTCCACGGCCGTTTGCGCACCTTAATGTCCAACAGCTACAACATCGCCCAAGCCGTGAAAAAAGCGGATCTGTTGATCGGTGCGGTGCTGATACCGGGTCGGCGTGCTCCCCGGCTGGTCACCGAAGAAATGGTGAAAACGATGACGCCGGGATCAGTGATCGTGGACGTCGCCATCGACCAAGGTGGGTCCATCGAAACGATCGACCGGATCACGACGCACAGTGATCCGATTTATGTGAAACATGGTGTGGTACATTATGCGGTGCCCAATATCCCGGGAGCCGTGCCGAGGACATCGACGATCGCGCTGACCAACGTCACGATTCCGTATGCGGTGCAAATCGCCAACAAAGGGTTGGAACAAGCGCTTCGTGACAGTCGTCCGTTGGCCAAAGGGGTTAACGTGATTCAAGGTCATGTCACCTACCAAGCGGTGGCCGAAAGCCTCAATCTCCCATATACGCCACTGGATGACGTGATGGGACAGGCCTTGGCGGGATAAGGCATAATCGCGGCTGGGGTTCCATACGATGTAGGGAAACTGCTGAAAGGGACGAGGTTCCATGATCATCTCGCTCAGACGCTGGGTGGAGTGGGGAAAGTTTTTTCTTCTGTTCTTCCTGCTCACGCTGTTGTTTTATCAGGTGATTGCGTTTTTCGGCCTACTGCTGGAACCCAAGCCGCGTTACCGGGAACCGAGTGGGCGAGCCGTGAAAGTGTTCGCTCAGCAAATGATTCCCCGTCCATCTGAAGAGATGGGGGTGAAAGAACGCCTCTTTCTGTTTTACTGGTTGGGGGAATGAAAGCCGCAAGGGTTGGATTGCCCGTGCGGGCTTTTTTGTTGAGAAATGTGGATGGGATGGTGAATCGGAGATGAAACGGTTCAAACGTGTAGCGTTGATCGTGTTGGACAGCGTGGGCATCGGTGCCCTGCCGGATGCGGCGGACTATGGAGATGAAGGGGTGAATACCCTCGGACATATCGCTGAACATCGCCATGGATTGCATATGCCGAACATGATGGAGCTGGGATTGGGCAACATTGAACCGGTGCAGGGAATACCGCCTGTAGAAAAACCCCGGGCGCATTACGGCAAGATGATGGAAGTCTCCGCGGGAAAGGATACGACGACCGGGCATTGGGAAATCATGGGCATTCATACTACTGTCCCTTTCAAAACCTATCCAAACGGGTTTCCGGAAGAATTAATCACTGCTTTTGAAAAGCGGATCGGCCGCAAGGTACTGGGCAACAAACCGGCATCCGGCACGGCCATTATCGAAGAGTTGGGCGAGCAACACATGAAAACCGGGGACGTCATCGTGTACACGTCTGCCGACAGCGTATTCCAAGTGGCGGCTCACGAGGAAGTGATTCCGCTGGAGGAGTTGTATCGCATTTGCGAGATTGCGCGTGAGCTGACATTGGACGAGCGGTTCTCGGTTACCCGTGTGATCGCGCGGCCGTTTGTGGGTGAGCCGGGTCATTTCACACGTACGGCCAACAGGCGGGACTATTCGATCAAACCGCCGCATCCGACGGTGATGAATCATTTGGCCGAAGCGGGATGGGACTCCATCGCGATCGGCAAAATCTCCGACATCTACGACGGGGAAGGCGTGACACGGGCGATCAAAACGAAATCCAATATGGACGGCGTCGACCGGTTGTTGGATGTGTTGAAAGAAGAATTCCGCGGCTTGGCCTTTGTCAACCTGGTCGATTTTGACGCCAAATACGGTCACCGTCGCGATCCTGAAGGATATGCTCAAGCATTGGAGGAGTTTGACGCACGGGTGCCTGAGATTTTGTCCGCTTGCGGAGATGACGACCTGTTGATCATCACGGCTGATCACGGGAACGATCCCACACACACCGGCACCGACCATACGCGTGAATATGTACCGTTGTTGGTGTGGAGCCCCTCTCTTGTACAAGAAGGGAAATCGTTGGGTATTCGCGAAACATTCTCCGATGTAGGAGCGACCATCGCCGACAACTTCGGTGTAAAGATGCCGAAGCACGGCCGCAGTTTTCTGGGTGAGTTGCGTTTTCAATCGTGATGGGAGAGGAGAGAAAACATATGGAAGAGATGCTGAAAAAAATCAAAGAAGCGGCTGAATACATTGAAGAGCGTTTGACGGTCCAACCGGAAATCGGGTTAATCCTGGGCTCCGGACTAGGCGTTCTGGCCGATGAGATCGAAGACGCGGTCAAAATTCCGTACGAAACCATCCCGCACTTCCCGGTGTCAACGGTGGAAGGACATGCGGGACAACTGGTGATCGGAAAGCTGGAAGGCAAATCAGTCATCACGATGCAAGGCCGTTTCCACCTGTATGAAGGATATCCCCTGACAGCGGTGACATTCCCGATCCGGGTGATGAAAGCGCTGGGTGTACGCCGCATGATCGTCACCAATGCGGCCGGGGGTGTGAACGAATCGTTTGAACCGGGCGATCTGATGCTTATCAAGGATCATCTCAACCTGACAGGACGCAACCCACTGATCGGTCCCAACCATCCCGAACTGGGGGTCCGTTTCCCGGATATGTCGGAAGCATATGCGGCATCTCTGCGCGAGTTGGCGCAAACGGTCGCAAATGAACAGGGATTGCGCCTGCGCGAGGGAGTGTATGCCGGGTTGCTCGGACCTTCCTATGAGACGCCGGCCGAAATTCGCATGCTGCGCAAGCTGGGGGCGGACGCAGTCGGCATGTCCACCGTTCCGGAAGTGATTGTGGCCCGGCACGCGGGTATCGAAGTGTTGGGTATCTCTTGCATTTCCAACATGGCCGCCGGCATTTTGCCTCAACCGCTCAGCCATGAAGAAGTGATGGAAACGGCGGAACGGGTAAAAGAATCGTTCATCCGTCTGGTCAAAGGTATTTTGAACCGGATGTAAGGGGCAGAGGGGGAACCGAGATGACGAACCGTTTACAACAAATCCAAGAAGCCAAAGCATACATCGAACAACAAACGGATATCCGGCCGGAAATCGGGTTGATCCTGGGCTCCGGTCTGGGTGTGCTGGCCGATGAGATCGAAGACGCGGTAAAGATTCCGTATGAAATGATCCCGCACTTTCCTGTGTCGACGGTGGAAGGGCATGCAGGACAATTGGTGATCGGAAAGCTGTCCGGCAAAAATGTGGTTGCCATGCAAGGCCGGTTTCATTATTACGAGGGCTACAGCCAGCAGGAAGTGGTGTTTCCCGTATACGTGATGAAATTCCTCGGCGTCACCACGCTGATTGCCACCAATGCCGCGGGCGGGATGAATCCATCTTTTCAACCCGGAGATCTGATGATCATCACCGACCATCTGAACATGACCGGAGACAACCCGCTGATCGGTCCCAATATACCGGAGCTGGGCCCGCGGTTCCCGGATATGTCGCGTGCATATGATCCCGAATTGGTGCAGCTGGCTGAAAAGGTGGCCAAACGGCTGGATGTCCGCGTACAGAAAGGTGTGTATGCGGGTGTGAGCGGTCCCACCTATCTGACACCGGCCGAGCTGATCATGCTGCGCAATCTGGGCGGTTCCGCCGTCGGCATGTCCACGGTGCCGGAAGTGATCGCCGCCAACCATGCCGGTCTTCGCGTGTTGGGCATCTCTTGCATCACCGATATGGCCATCGGTGAAGAACTGGAACCTTTGACGCATGAACAGGTGGTGGAAGTAGCCAACCGGACGCGGCCCCGGTTTATCCGGTTGGTGAAGGGCATCATTGAAGAGGTGACCGTTTGATGCGCATGGTGGATCTGATTCGCAAAAAGCGGGATGGACAAGCACTGACGACGGAGGAGATCGAGTTCCTCATTCGGGGATACGCCAAAGGAGAGATTCCAGACTATCAGGTGTCCGCTTGGGCGATGGCGGTCTACTTCAACGGTATGACTGATCGTGAGACGGCTGATCTGACGATGGCGATGGTCCGCTCCGGTGAACAAGTGGATCTTGCCTCGATTCGCGGAAAAAAGGTGGACAAGCACAGCACAGGCGGCGTGGGGGACAAAACGACCCTGGTCGTGGGCCCGCTGGTAGCCGCCGCCGGGGTTCCCGTAGCCAAATTGTCTGGGCGCGGATTGGGGCACACCGGAGGCACGATCGACAAGTTGGAGTCCATCGCCGGTTTCTCCACTTCGCTGACGCGGGAGGCGTTTGTTCGTCAGGTGAATGAGATTGGTATCGCCGTAACCGGCCAGACGGCCGATCTGACTCCGGCGGACAAACAACTGTACGCACTACGCGATGTGACGGCGACGGTGGATTCCATCCCCTTGATCGCCAGCTCCATCATGAGCAAAAAAATTGCGGGCGGCGCGGATGCGATCGTGTTGGATGTGAAAACAGGTCACGGCGCATTCATGAAAAAAGAAGAGGATGCCATCCGACTCGCGAAAGCAATGGTGTCCATCGGTACCCAAGTGGGGCGGGAAACTGTGGCTGTTATCAGCGACATGAACCAGCCGCTCGGGTTTGCCGTCGGCAATGCGTTGGAAGTGAAGGAGGCGATCGACACCCTGCGCGGTGAGGGACCGGCAGATCTCACCGAGCTGAGTTTAACGCTGGGAGCGCAGATGGTGTTACTCGCCGAGGTGGTGTCCACGTATGCGGAAGCCCGTGCCTTGTTGGCATCCAAGTTGGCAGACGGCTCTGCATTGGAGAAGTTTCGTGCGTTTATTCGGGCACAACATGGAGATGCCGACGTTGTGGATCACCCGGAACGCCTCCCGCAAGCGAAACACCGGATTGAGGTATCGGCTCCGACTGACGGTACGGTATCTGCTCTGCAGGCGGAAGAGATCGGCTTGGCGGCGATGAAGCTGGGGGCGGGACGCTCCACCAAAGAGGATCGGATCGATCACGCGGTGGGCATCGTCCTCCACAAGAAAATCGGGGATGCGCTACAAAAAGGTACTCCGCTGGCTACTCTTCATGCCAATGATTTATCGCGCATCGAGGATGTGAAGGCGCAGGTATTGGCGGCATACGAGATTTCCGAAGAAACGGTGGTGGCGCCAAAGTTGGTTCGCCACATCGTGGATCGTAACGGGATCATCAATATATGAGAATTTGTTGGGGAACCGTTGGGTTCCCCGTTTTTTATTTCCGCTAAAACGTGGTCATGAACCCATCTCCTCCCGGAACATAAACATAATAAAAAAGTTCGGTCGTAAGGAGGGGCATATGTTACGCGCGGATGTAACGATTGAGCCGTCGGAAGTGCAGGTGTTGGTCGAGAATCATTATCCCTTTCGTGTTACTCGTTTGGAAAAGGTACGCGCAGCTTATCGGGTGGAAACAGATCAGGGTGTGTATGCGTTAAAAAACGCCCGCAAGATGAAAGACCTCGGTTATATAGCTGAAGTAGTGGAGCATGTGAAGAAAAAGGGGTTCACCCGTCTGCCTGCCCCGATTCCGACCAAAGATGGTCAGTGGTTGGTAACGTATCGAGATCATCTCTATTGCATGGAAGAGTGGTTGCAACATGTAGAAGAGGTGTCGCCCAAGCGACACGATTGGTTGGGATCGGCTGCTGGTGCGTTGGCGCAATACCATGCCTGTTTCAAGCGTTACCGTCGTTCCCGATGCCCTTCGGGGCGACAGGAACGCAGTTGGTGGCCGAGATTTTTGATGGCACAGTGGCATTGGCTCAGAGACATACGAACCGGTTGGGCTTCTCCGGTTAACGGGATGGAGCATCTCTCTTTTTTACAATACCGCCTTCAACTCGCCTGGCAATCGTGGGAACGGGCGGAGAAGTGGCGACGATCGGGTGATGGGCCGATCGAGGTGTTGTGTCACGGTAGTCTTCATCATGAAAACATCCTCACGGATGGGAAAAAGCAGGTGTGGTTGATCGACTACGAGCGCATGGCTTGGGATGACCGGGTTCGGGACCTGGCTCAATTGATGCAGTATCATTTTCCTCGCCACGGATGGCCCGAGCAGGAGATGTCACGTTTCTTGGAGAGTTACCACAAGGAATATCCGCTTCGAGCTTCCGAATATGTCGCCTTATGCTCCCGAATGGCTGTACCGCCCAAACTGTTCCGGCTGGCACGCAATGTATGGTTCTCCTCTGGTCGTTACCCATCGCTCCTACGGCGATGGGACGACACGATCCGGACCGAAAAGCGAAAAGACCCGTATCTCGCCTATTTATACCACCGTGGTTAAAAGTGGCAGTGTGTTGGAATAATCCTCCTATCCGCCGATCACACTAAAGCTAGTCAGGATAGGAGGGAAGATCCATGCGATCTCGAATCATGTTGTCCGTTTTGATGGTTGCTTTGTTGTTCATGGGAATGATGCCGCGCGCGTTTGCGGAAGAGCGCGAATTGGCACCCCAAGCTCGTTCCGCTGTACTGATGGATGCGGATACGGGAACCATCCTGTATGAAAAAAACGGGCGCGAAAAACTGCCACCCGCGTCCATTACCAAAATCATGACGATGCTGCTGGTGCTGGAGGCATTGGATCAGGGAAAGATCAAATATGACGATCTCGTCCGTGTCAGCGAACACGCTGCGCAAATGGGGGGGTCGCAAATTTATTTGGAGCCCGGTGAACGTATGTCGGTGCGCGATTTGTTGAAGGCGGTTGCAGTGGCGTCGGCTAACGATGCTTCTGTCGCCCTGGCAGAACATGTCAGCGGTACTGATGAAGCATTCGTCAACGAGATGAACCAACGCGCACAAGCCTTGGGTATGAGGGATACACAGTTTCGCAACGTGAACGGCCTGCCTGAGGAAGGCCATTTCACCACCGCACATGACATTGCCATCATGTCCAGGGAGTTGCTGAAACATCCGGAGATCACCAATTTCACACGTATTTACGAAGATTATCTCCGGCAGGGTACTACTAAGCCGTTCTGGTTGGTCAATACCAATCGATTGGTCAAATTTTATCCCGGTGTGGACGGACTGAAGACCGGATATACTTCGGAGGCGAAATTCTGCTTGTCCGCATCTGCCAAAAAAGGCACCTTCCGCGTCATTGCCGTCGTGATGGGGGAACCCAATGCAAAGACGCGCAATCATGAAGTATCGCGTATGTTGGATTTCGCTTATTCGCAGTACACCAACCGGTTGATCTACCGCAAAGATGACCCCATCGCCGAACGCCGGGTGGAGAAAGGGGACCCTGGAAGGATCCTCATCAAAGCGCCCTATCCGCTGAGCATTCTGATGAAAAAGGGAGACAAACCGCAACAATACCAACGCCGCATCGTGTGGAACGATTTGCAGGCACCGGTGGCCAAAGGACAAAAGATCGGCGAGATTCAAATCATCAAGGACGGGAGAATTGTCAGTAGAATGGCATTGAACAGCCCACTGGCAATACGGCGCGCCGGTTTGTGGGCGACGTGGAAACGGGTGAGCAAATCGGTTTTGTGGATTCCGGAGAAGGCCAGCTCCTCATCCACTGATTGACAGGGCACACTTTATTCAATCGGGTGACAGATGTCCCCGATTTTTTTGTTCTTTTGTCAGCGGGAAGGAAAGTATCACAAGGCTGTAGAAATAGTGGGTGGAAAAAAGAGGGGAGTGAGGATGATTGAGCTTCGCCGTTGAGGTGGCGCGGCACCGTCACATATTGGTCGTGCGGTTGTCGGGAGAATTAGACCATCACACTGCAGAGCAGGTAAGAACCCGGATTGAAGAGGAGCTGTCAACCGGCTTATATACGGACTTGGTATTGAACTTGTCCCAACTGACCTTCATGGACAGTTCCGGCTTGGGTGTCATACTGGGACGAATCAAACGTATTTCTCAAATCGGAGGGAAGATGGTGTTGTGTGCGGTCCATCCGTCAATCACCCGTTTATTCGAGTTGTCCGGACTATTTAAAATATTGGAACGATACGACAGTGAGCAGGCGGCGATTACGGCTTGTGAGGTGGCATCATGAACCGCATACATAATAACTTCATGGAATTGCGGTTTGCCAGCCGGTCGGAAAACGAGTCTTTTGCCCGGGTGGCGGTCGCCTCCTTCATCTCGCAACTGGACCCGACGATGGAGGAGTTGACAGATATCAAAACTGTGGTGTCCGAGGCGGTCACCAATGCCATCATCCACGGATATGAGGAACGGGAGGACGGCATCATCACCATCCGGACCGAGATCGAAGGTTCCAAGGTCAGTATCGTGATCGAAGATCGCGGGGTGGGGATCTCGGACATCCATCAGGCACGCCAACCGCTTTATACATCCAAACCGGAGCTGGAGCGGTCCGGTATGGGATTTACCATCATGGAAAATTTTATGGACGAAGTGGAAATCCTCTCACGCCCCGGCTACGGCACGACGGTGCGGTTGGTCAAGCAGCTCAAAACCCATCATCAAACGATGAGTAATTGAGGGTTGCCCATGGATGCGTACGTACGCAACGCCAAGCACCCCCACCTGTCGGATGAAGAGGTCAAAAAGCTGATTCAGAAGAGCCAGGACGGAGATGAAGAAGCGCGCAACCGGTTGGTTCGGCACAATATCCGCCTCGTGTGGTCGGTGGTTCAGCGGTTTATGAACAGGGGATATGAAGCGGAGGACCTGTTTCAAATCGGTTCGATCGGGCTGCTCAAAGCGATTGACAAATTTGACCTGTCGTATGAAGTGAAATTTTCCACGTATGCGGTACCGATGATCATCGGCGAGATCCAGCGTTTTCTTCGTGACGACGGGATGGTCAAAGTGAGCAGATCCCTCAAGGAGTTGGCCAACCGCATTCGAAAAGTGAAGGATGATTTGGCAAAAGAACTGGGACGGGCACCAACCGTACAGGAAATCGCTGATGTGTTGCAGGTGACGCCAGAAGAGATCGTGTTCGCGCAGGAAGCCAATCGGTCTCCCGCTTCCATTCACGAAACGGTGTATGAAAACGATGGAGACCCGATTACGTTGATGGATCAGATTTCCGATGAAGCAGAACATGGTTGGTTTGACACCATGGCGTTGCGGGAAGCGATCGACCGGTTGAATGAGCGGGAACGACTGATCGTGTACTTGCGTTACTACAAGGACCAGACACAGTCCGAAGTGGCAGAGCGGTTGGGTATTTCGCAAGTCCAGGTGTCCCGGTTGGAAAAAAAGATCATCCGCAAAATGAGAGAAGAAATGGACACCCCCTTGGACGATTGAAGAGGTACTTCATGTTGTTGACAAAGTTTCGGGCGCCGCGAGAGGAACAGCGGCGCACCCGCGATGGTTCGACCATTCCAAGCACCGGAAGGTGCTTTTTTCTTTGCATGTTCCAGGTGGTTCCGTTCCATACTAACTCCAACAGAGGACAGGAAAGGAGTTGTCCCGGGTGTCTTCCATGGTCTATATCCGCCTCCGCAAAAAAGTGACCGCGCATGCGGGAAAGATCCTGCGGCTGCGTGATGTGGCACAAGTCATCGCGGATGAACCGTATGCCACAGTCAGGGAGATCCCGGTATATGAACCAGACTTCAAAGAAGGAAATCTGGCCGTGCTGGACCTGATCGACGTGGTTCGTCGAATCCGATCGGCGTTCCCAGGTCTTGACGTGCGCAGCATCGGTCCGGCGCAAGTCATCATCGAATTGCAAGCGGAACGTATCAGACCGCGACTGTGGTGGGTAGCGGGGGTTTGGTTGCTGTTGTTTGTGGGTTCGGCTTTGGCCATCATGAATTTTCATACTGATGTCAGCATGCGGGAAGTTCACGAACGCATCTACTACCTGATGACGGGACAACATGTACACGAACCGCTGGTGTTGCAAATTCCGTATTCATTGGGCATCGGTATCGGTATGATCGTCTTTTTCAACCATCTTTTCAAACGACGGTTAAATGACGAACCCAGTCCGTTGGAGTTGGAAATGTATTTGTACCAGGAACACCTGGATCAATATGTCATCGAACATGAAAAACAAAAAGAGCGTACCCAATCATGAGCGTATGGCAATGCGCATTGCTGGCAGGGATTGGGTTTGCCGGCGGGGTCGCAGTCGGAAGCGGGTTTGTCGCTTTTATTACGGTGTTGGATATCGTACCGCGTCTGGCTCAGTTGTCCAAGACCCCCTATCGGATTCACGCTTAC
This window contains:
- the ald gene encoding alanine dehydrogenase: MIIGVPKEIKNNENRVAITPAGVDALVLAGHEVLIERGAGEGSGFVDEDYVAHGAKMLDSAEQVWSSADMILKVKEPQPSEYRYFREGLILFTYLHLAPEPELTQALMEKKVTAIAYETIQLDNGSLPLLTPMSEVAGRMSVQIGAQFLEKPKGGKGVLLGGVPGVLPGEVVIIGGGVVGTNAAKMALGLGANVTLLDINPDRLRQLDDIFHGRLRTLMSNSYNIAQAVKKADLLIGAVLIPGRRAPRLVTEEMVKTMTPGSVIVDVAIDQGGSIETIDRITTHSDPIYVKHGVVHYAVPNIPGAVPRTSTIALTNVTIPYAVQIANKGLEQALRDSRPLAKGVNVIQGHVTYQAVAESLNLPYTPLDDVMGQALAG
- a CDS encoding DUF4227 family protein, whose translation is MIISLRRWVEWGKFFLLFFLLTLLFYQVIAFFGLLLEPKPRYREPSGRAVKVFAQQMIPRPSEEMGVKERLFLFYWLGE
- the deoB gene encoding phosphopentomutase, with the protein product MKRFKRVALIVLDSVGIGALPDAADYGDEGVNTLGHIAEHRHGLHMPNMMELGLGNIEPVQGIPPVEKPRAHYGKMMEVSAGKDTTTGHWEIMGIHTTVPFKTYPNGFPEELITAFEKRIGRKVLGNKPASGTAIIEELGEQHMKTGDVIVYTSADSVFQVAAHEEVIPLEELYRICEIARELTLDERFSVTRVIARPFVGEPGHFTRTANRRDYSIKPPHPTVMNHLAEAGWDSIAIGKISDIYDGEGVTRAIKTKSNMDGVDRLLDVLKEEFRGLAFVNLVDFDAKYGHRRDPEGYAQALEEFDARVPEILSACGDDDLLIITADHGNDPTHTGTDHTREYVPLLVWSPSLVQEGKSLGIRETFSDVGATIADNFGVKMPKHGRSFLGELRFQS
- a CDS encoding purine-nucleoside phosphorylase, which gives rise to MLKKIKEAAEYIEERLTVQPEIGLILGSGLGVLADEIEDAVKIPYETIPHFPVSTVEGHAGQLVIGKLEGKSVITMQGRFHLYEGYPLTAVTFPIRVMKALGVRRMIVTNAAGGVNESFEPGDLMLIKDHLNLTGRNPLIGPNHPELGVRFPDMSEAYAASLRELAQTVANEQGLRLREGVYAGLLGPSYETPAEIRMLRKLGADAVGMSTVPEVIVARHAGIEVLGISCISNMAAGILPQPLSHEEVMETAERVKESFIRLVKGILNRM
- a CDS encoding purine-nucleoside phosphorylase, which gives rise to MTNRLQQIQEAKAYIEQQTDIRPEIGLILGSGLGVLADEIEDAVKIPYEMIPHFPVSTVEGHAGQLVIGKLSGKNVVAMQGRFHYYEGYSQQEVVFPVYVMKFLGVTTLIATNAAGGMNPSFQPGDLMIITDHLNMTGDNPLIGPNIPELGPRFPDMSRAYDPELVQLAEKVAKRLDVRVQKGVYAGVSGPTYLTPAELIMLRNLGGSAVGMSTVPEVIAANHAGLRVLGISCITDMAIGEELEPLTHEQVVEVANRTRPRFIRLVKGIIEEVTV
- a CDS encoding pyrimidine-nucleoside phosphorylase, which gives rise to MRMVDLIRKKRDGQALTTEEIEFLIRGYAKGEIPDYQVSAWAMAVYFNGMTDRETADLTMAMVRSGEQVDLASIRGKKVDKHSTGGVGDKTTLVVGPLVAAAGVPVAKLSGRGLGHTGGTIDKLESIAGFSTSLTREAFVRQVNEIGIAVTGQTADLTPADKQLYALRDVTATVDSIPLIASSIMSKKIAGGADAIVLDVKTGHGAFMKKEEDAIRLAKAMVSIGTQVGRETVAVISDMNQPLGFAVGNALEVKEAIDTLRGEGPADLTELSLTLGAQMVLLAEVVSTYAEARALLASKLADGSALEKFRAFIRAQHGDADVVDHPERLPQAKHRIEVSAPTDGTVSALQAEEIGLAAMKLGAGRSTKEDRIDHAVGIVLHKKIGDALQKGTPLATLHANDLSRIEDVKAQVLAAYEISEETVVAPKLVRHIVDRNGIINI
- a CDS encoding phosphotransferase; this encodes MLRADVTIEPSEVQVLVENHYPFRVTRLEKVRAAYRVETDQGVYALKNARKMKDLGYIAEVVEHVKKKGFTRLPAPIPTKDGQWLVTYRDHLYCMEEWLQHVEEVSPKRHDWLGSAAGALAQYHACFKRYRRSRCPSGRQERSWWPRFLMAQWHWLRDIRTGWASPVNGMEHLSFLQYRLQLAWQSWERAEKWRRSGDGPIEVLCHGSLHHENILTDGKKQVWLIDYERMAWDDRVRDLAQLMQYHFPRHGWPEQEMSRFLESYHKEYPLRASEYVALCSRMAVPPKLFRLARNVWFSSGRYPSLLRRWDDTIRTEKRKDPYLAYLYHRG
- a CDS encoding D-alanyl-D-alanine carboxypeptidase family protein, with protein sequence MRSRIMLSVLMVALLFMGMMPRAFAEERELAPQARSAVLMDADTGTILYEKNGREKLPPASITKIMTMLLVLEALDQGKIKYDDLVRVSEHAAQMGGSQIYLEPGERMSVRDLLKAVAVASANDASVALAEHVSGTDEAFVNEMNQRAQALGMRDTQFRNVNGLPEEGHFTTAHDIAIMSRELLKHPEITNFTRIYEDYLRQGTTKPFWLVNTNRLVKFYPGVDGLKTGYTSEAKFCLSASAKKGTFRVIAVVMGEPNAKTRNHEVSRMLDFAYSQYTNRLIYRKDDPIAERRVEKGDPGRILIKAPYPLSILMKKGDKPQQYQRRIVWNDLQAPVAKGQKIGEIQIIKDGRIVSRMALNSPLAIRRAGLWATWKRVSKSVLWIPEKASSSSTD
- the spoIIAA gene encoding anti-sigma F factor antagonist, whose protein sequence is MSFAVEVARHRHILVVRLSGELDHHTAEQVRTRIEEELSTGLYTDLVLNLSQLTFMDSSGLGVILGRIKRISQIGGKMVLCAVHPSITRLFELSGLFKILERYDSEQAAITACEVAS
- the spoIIAB gene encoding anti-sigma F factor; amino-acid sequence: MNRIHNNFMELRFASRSENESFARVAVASFISQLDPTMEELTDIKTVVSEAVTNAIIHGYEEREDGIITIRTEIEGSKVSIVIEDRGVGISDIHQARQPLYTSKPELERSGMGFTIMENFMDEVEILSRPGYGTTVRLVKQLKTHHQTMSN
- the sigF gene encoding RNA polymerase sporulation sigma factor SigF, which gives rise to MDAYVRNAKHPHLSDEEVKKLIQKSQDGDEEARNRLVRHNIRLVWSVVQRFMNRGYEAEDLFQIGSIGLLKAIDKFDLSYEVKFSTYAVPMIIGEIQRFLRDDGMVKVSRSLKELANRIRKVKDDLAKELGRAPTVQEIADVLQVTPEEIVFAQEANRSPASIHETVYENDGDPITLMDQISDEAEHGWFDTMALREAIDRLNERERLIVYLRYYKDQTQSEVAERLGISQVQVSRLEKKIIRKMREEMDTPLDD
- a CDS encoding stage V sporulation protein AA; translated protein: MVYIRLRKKVTAHAGKILRLRDVAQVIADEPYATVREIPVYEPDFKEGNLAVLDLIDVVRRIRSAFPGLDVRSIGPAQVIIELQAERIRPRLWWVAGVWLLLFVGSALAIMNFHTDVSMREVHERIYYLMTGQHVHEPLVLQIPYSLGIGIGMIVFFNHLFKRRLNDEPSPLELEMYLYQEHLDQYVIEHEKQKERTQS